The following proteins come from a genomic window of Paenibacillus sp. CAA11:
- a CDS encoding IS5 family transposase (programmed frameshift) yields the protein MRRYEIRDDQWDKIKDLLPPERKPQGGRPPNDHRKMLNAMLWVARTGAPWRDLPEYYGSWSTVYSRFRRWQIAGIWDRILEHVSIEPDWESVMIDATIVHVHQHGAGAKGGPFKQAIGRSRGGLTTKIHAIVDALANPLRFQLTAGQRHDAVTGYEMLKQMDLTQKQVLADRAYDSNRILKLLQEQSATPVIPSKKNRRKPRKWDKEVYKERHLIECFFNKVKNYRRLATRFDKRADSFMAFLTLASIMVWLA from the exons ATGAGAAGATACGAAATTCGTGACGACCAATGGGACAAAATCAAGGACCTGCTGCCGCCGGAAAGAAAACCACAAGGAGGAAGACCCCCGAACGATCATCGCAAGATGCTGAACGCCATGCTATGGGTAGCACGAACCGGTGCACCATGGCGGGATTTACCGGAATATTATGGCTCCTGGTCCACCGTCTACAGCCGTTTTCGCCGCTGGCAAATTGCTGGCATTTGGGATCGAATTCTAGAGCATGTTTCCATTGAACCCGACTGGGAAAGTGTGATGATTGACGCAACCATTGTCCATGTCCATCAGCATGGAGCGGGCGCAAAAGGGGGACCTT TTAAGCAAGCAATTGGGCGTTCCAGAGGTGGATTAACGACCAAAATACATGCCATTGTAGATGCCCTTGCTAATCCGCTTCGCTTCCAATTGACAGCTGGACAACGACATGATGCCGTAACCGGCTACGAAATGCTCAAACAAATGGATCTCACACAGAAACAAGTGTTAGCCGACCGAGCTTATGACTCCAACCGAATTTTAAAGCTTCTTCAGGAACAGTCCGCCACTCCAGTCATTCCAAGCAAGAAAAATCGTCGAAAACCAAGAAAATGGGACAAAGAGGTTTACAAGGAACGGCACTTAATTGAGTGCTTTTTCAATAAAGTGAAGAATTACCGCCGCTTGGCGACTCGCTTCGATAAACGGGCAGACTCATTTATGGCATTTTTAACCCTTGCTTCAATCATGGTGTGGCTTGCT